The proteins below come from a single Sorghum bicolor cultivar BTx623 chromosome 4, Sorghum_bicolor_NCBIv3, whole genome shotgun sequence genomic window:
- the LOC8074151 gene encoding zinc finger protein 2, translating into MDEREESSKKQLQQGASSSSRQQQQQAPAASSSWSYSSCSFFTWPPRSYPCSFCKREFRSAQALGGHMNVHRRDRARLSSSKKLLLDRDGDNKRPSTSSMELELGVGVLVCSNCNTAAAATSTTPTAHAPAGGGPEDADGDDLDLELRLGVSSSSFHRHTHTYKAGRCMICNP; encoded by the exons ATGGATGAGAGGGAGGAGAGCAGCAAGAAGCAGCTGCAGCAGGGCGCATCAAGCAGCAGcagacagcagcagcagcaggcgccgGCAGCATCGTCGTCATGGAGCTACAGCAGCTGCAGCTTCTTCACTTGGCCACCGCGATCCTACCCCTGCAGCTTCTGCAAGAGGGAGTTCAGGTCCGCGCAGGCACTCGGGGGACACATGAATGTCCACAGGAGGGACAGGGCAAGGCTCAG CAGCAGCAAGAAGCTGCTGCTTGATCGTGATGGTGACAATAAGCGCCCGTCGACGTCGTCCATGGAGCTGGAGCTGGGGGTTGGAGTACTGGTGTGCAGCAACTGCAACACTGCGGCTGCAGCCACTTCTACTACCCCTACTGCGCATGCTCCAGCAGGTGGTGGCCCAGAGGATGCTGACGGCGATGATCTCGACCTTGAGCTCAGGCTGGGTGTCTCTTCTTCATCCTTCCATCGTCACACCCACACGTATAAGGCCGGCCGGTGCATGATATGTAACCCATGA